One region of Trinickia violacea genomic DNA includes:
- a CDS encoding fumarate hydratase C-terminal domain-containing protein, which yields MAHYDLYTPVDESQIRKLRVNDTVTLHQTLFGIRDATQIHLFDKGRTTEFDLRGHAVIHTAPNVRKVAPSAEFPAGYQPVCIGTTTSDRMERFTRPLMEQYGVRMIVGKGGLREGSKSAFQELGGVYLAIIGGTAALETTWIKKIEAVDLDDLNPESLWKFRISGFGPLLVAMDSHGSSLYDEVKGNTASRRAEVLESLGVQRK from the coding sequence ATGGCTCACTACGACCTCTATACCCCCGTCGACGAGTCGCAGATCCGCAAGCTGCGGGTGAACGATACGGTGACATTGCATCAAACGCTTTTCGGCATTCGCGATGCCACGCAGATCCATTTGTTCGACAAAGGGCGCACGACGGAATTCGACCTTCGCGGGCACGCGGTCATTCACACCGCCCCCAACGTGCGCAAGGTAGCGCCGAGCGCAGAATTTCCGGCGGGATATCAACCGGTCTGCATAGGCACGACCACGTCGGACCGCATGGAGCGCTTCACGCGCCCGCTGATGGAGCAGTACGGCGTACGCATGATCGTTGGAAAAGGTGGCTTGCGCGAAGGATCGAAGTCGGCGTTCCAGGAGCTGGGCGGCGTCTACCTGGCGATCATCGGCGGCACTGCGGCGCTCGAAACGACGTGGATCAAGAAGATCGAAGCCGTCGATCTGGACGACCTCAATCCGGAGTCGCTCTGGAAATTCAGGATCAGTGGCTTCGGTCCGCTGCTCGTGGCCATGGACAGTCATGGCAGCAGCCTTTACGACGAAGTCAAGGGCAACACCGCCTCGCGGCGCGCGGAAGTGCTCGAAAGCCTGGGAGTCCAGAGAAAATGA
- a CDS encoding succinate dehydrogenase/fumarate reductase iron-sulfur subunit, which produces MNTDKLRVRVWRSATAGLAAYDVPRYESQTVLDVVTFIQRQLQPDLAYRFACRVGMCGSCAMNVNGKARWTCRTHVSKVAVNDELEIAPLSNLPVIKDLVTDMSDFFDKWSRAKGQFSGSRTRHDDFATVSPESTQRKAADAGIECIGCGVCYSSCDVVTWRPDYLGPAALNRAWTLVNDERDTQTLERLRAVAGDAGCHSCHTQATCTERCPKHLSPTAGIAGLKRMTMKAAREGDL; this is translated from the coding sequence GTGAATACCGACAAACTTCGAGTCAGAGTCTGGAGAAGTGCAACCGCAGGGCTTGCCGCCTATGATGTGCCGCGCTACGAAAGTCAGACGGTGCTGGACGTCGTGACGTTCATTCAGCGGCAATTGCAGCCCGACCTTGCATATCGGTTTGCCTGCCGCGTGGGGATGTGCGGGTCCTGTGCGATGAACGTCAACGGCAAGGCACGCTGGACGTGCCGCACGCACGTTTCGAAAGTTGCGGTGAACGATGAACTGGAGATCGCGCCGCTCTCGAACCTGCCCGTCATCAAGGACCTCGTGACCGACATGAGTGACTTCTTCGACAAGTGGAGCCGGGCGAAGGGGCAGTTTTCGGGAAGTCGTACGCGCCACGACGATTTCGCCACGGTGAGTCCCGAGAGCACGCAACGTAAGGCAGCGGACGCGGGAATCGAGTGTATCGGTTGCGGCGTGTGTTATTCGTCTTGCGACGTCGTGACGTGGCGTCCGGATTACCTGGGGCCGGCTGCGCTGAACCGCGCATGGACGCTCGTCAACGACGAACGCGACACGCAAACGCTCGAACGCCTGCGCGCCGTGGCCGGCGATGCGGGCTGTCACTCGTGTCATACACAGGCCACGTGTACGGAACGTTGTCCGAAGCATCTTTCACCGACAGCCGGGATTGCCGGCCTCAAGCGGATGACGATGAAGGCGGCGCGCGAAGGAGACCTGTAA
- a CDS encoding L-aspartate oxidase yields the protein MNIERVKTDILILGSGGAGLFAALHAHKAAPDLSITVAVKGLLGKCGCTRMVQGGYNVALAPGDSVERHFMDTIEGSKWLSNQDLAWALVSTAVERVRELENELGCFFDRNPDGSIHQKAFAGQTFDRTVHKGDLTGIEIINRLAEQVWSRGIHRLEEHRAIELIKTADGKHIAGVLMIDMRTGRFVFVQARAVLLATGGGPTMYKFHTPSGDKSCDGLAMALRAGLTLRDMEMVQFHPTGLLAGSHTRMTGTVLEEGLRGAGGHLLNGSKARFMDSYDKRGERATRDIVSRGIYSEMRAGRTSPNGGVYIQMSHLGPDKVRKQFKGMVERCADCGFDLAGGLVEVVPTAHYMMGGVTFQPDCSTELRGLFAAGEDTGGVHGANRLGGNGVANSTVFGGIAGENMAKWAKAQGQFREPDSLAIESAIKDAETPFTKNGKGLEGIRESLYECMWTHVGIIRDRDGLLRARRALGELFERLMLTGVVDGDRAFNAQWHDWLNLKNLIAVSQIITEAAISRENSRGAHFREDYPDAGDLEMSAYTTIQKRDGDVEIKQEPVIFSRVRPGETILCEQITQ from the coding sequence ATGAATATTGAGCGCGTCAAGACAGATATCCTGATTCTGGGATCGGGCGGCGCGGGTCTCTTTGCCGCGCTTCACGCGCACAAAGCGGCGCCGGATCTTTCCATCACCGTTGCAGTGAAGGGGCTGCTCGGGAAGTGCGGCTGCACGCGCATGGTGCAGGGCGGCTACAACGTCGCGCTGGCCCCTGGCGATTCGGTCGAGCGTCACTTCATGGACACGATTGAAGGAAGCAAATGGTTGTCCAACCAGGACCTCGCCTGGGCGTTGGTGAGCACGGCAGTCGAGCGCGTGCGCGAACTCGAAAACGAGCTCGGATGTTTTTTCGACCGCAACCCGGACGGGTCGATTCATCAGAAAGCGTTCGCGGGTCAGACGTTCGATAGAACGGTCCACAAAGGCGACCTGACCGGAATCGAGATCATCAACCGGTTGGCCGAGCAGGTGTGGAGCCGCGGCATCCATCGCCTGGAGGAGCACCGGGCCATCGAGCTGATCAAGACCGCCGACGGCAAGCATATCGCGGGCGTGTTGATGATCGACATGCGCACGGGCAGGTTCGTATTCGTGCAGGCGAGGGCGGTGCTGCTCGCAACGGGCGGCGGTCCGACGATGTACAAGTTCCATACGCCGTCGGGGGACAAGAGTTGCGATGGACTCGCGATGGCGTTGCGCGCGGGCCTCACGCTGCGCGATATGGAAATGGTGCAGTTCCATCCTACGGGTCTGCTTGCCGGCAGTCACACGCGGATGACCGGAACGGTGCTTGAGGAAGGACTCCGCGGCGCAGGCGGGCACCTGTTGAACGGCTCGAAAGCGCGGTTCATGGATAGCTATGACAAGCGCGGCGAACGTGCGACGCGCGACATCGTTTCGCGCGGCATCTATTCCGAAATGCGCGCGGGGCGAACTTCGCCCAATGGCGGGGTATACATCCAGATGAGTCACCTCGGCCCGGACAAGGTCCGCAAGCAGTTCAAGGGCATGGTGGAGCGTTGCGCGGATTGCGGGTTCGACCTCGCGGGTGGGCTCGTCGAAGTGGTGCCGACCGCGCACTACATGATGGGCGGCGTCACGTTCCAGCCGGACTGCAGCACCGAGTTGCGCGGGCTCTTCGCTGCGGGAGAAGACACGGGCGGCGTGCACGGAGCGAATCGGCTGGGTGGCAATGGTGTGGCGAATTCCACCGTGTTCGGCGGCATTGCAGGCGAGAACATGGCGAAGTGGGCAAAAGCGCAAGGGCAGTTTCGGGAACCCGATTCGCTTGCCATCGAAAGCGCAATCAAGGATGCCGAAACCCCCTTCACCAAAAACGGAAAAGGCCTTGAGGGCATCCGGGAGTCGCTCTACGAATGCATGTGGACGCACGTCGGCATCATTCGCGATCGCGATGGACTCTTGCGGGCACGCAGGGCCCTGGGCGAACTGTTCGAGCGTTTGATGCTGACTGGCGTCGTCGATGGCGATCGCGCATTCAACGCACAGTGGCACGACTGGCTGAACCTGAAGAACCTGATTGCAGTGAGCCAGATCATCACCGAGGCGGCCATATCCCGCGAGAATTCGCGGGGCGCTCATTTCCGTGAAGATTATCCGGACGCCGGCGATCTGGAGATGTCCGCTTACACGACGATTCAAAAACGTGATGGAGACGTCGAGATCAAACAGGAGCCAGTGATATTTAGCCGGGTACGGCCGGGAGAAACGATTCTTTGCGAGCAGATCACGCAATGA
- a CDS encoding thiamine pyrophosphate-binding protein → MSIACRGADALVKALSKAGVKHIFTLSGNHIMPVFDACIGAGIELFHTRHEAAAVHMADAYARLTGKVGVALVTGGPGHANAVSALYTAQMAESPVLLLSGHAPHDQLGMGAFQEMRQADVAAPLVKMAATAQHPHTLADELAHAICAALAGRPGPVHLSLPTDVLEGAAHVHDEVNGECFSPVRQVLDDTTAARLVSSLADASRPLILVGPACMTRAGRERIGTLAAALGVPVVGMESPRGINDPSLGAFAEMLAQADRVMLLGKRMDFTLAFGKSPAFAPDCTFLQIDPEPQEIARTRRAVAERLIGTAVADSFPALDMLATVGRNAGKCDERWARDVRGAIAWRPEQWRTASSSLEKRVHPVQALAPFQALLDSHPDAVFVSDGGEFGQWAQACLRAPNRVINGVAGAIGAALPFALAARVAHPEAPVVAVMGDGTFGFHAAEMDTAVRYGLPFVAVVGNDARWNAEYQIQLRSYGPERLIGCELLPGRYDRVTEAFGGAGAFVERADDLKDAVEQAQAAQRSKLPACVNIMIEGVAAPSFKSRAS, encoded by the coding sequence ATGTCGATTGCATGCCGTGGCGCTGACGCGCTGGTCAAGGCGTTGTCGAAAGCAGGGGTGAAGCACATCTTCACCTTGTCGGGAAACCACATCATGCCGGTGTTCGACGCATGCATTGGCGCGGGTATCGAGTTGTTCCACACGCGCCATGAGGCCGCGGCCGTGCACATGGCCGACGCCTATGCCCGGTTGACGGGCAAAGTGGGCGTGGCGTTGGTGACTGGCGGCCCCGGTCACGCCAACGCGGTTTCGGCGCTCTATACGGCGCAGATGGCGGAGTCGCCGGTTCTGCTTCTCTCCGGGCACGCGCCGCACGACCAGTTGGGCATGGGCGCATTTCAGGAGATGCGGCAGGCGGATGTCGCAGCGCCGCTCGTGAAGATGGCGGCCACCGCACAGCATCCGCATACTCTCGCCGATGAACTGGCCCACGCGATTTGCGCCGCGCTGGCAGGGCGGCCCGGGCCCGTTCACCTGAGCCTTCCAACGGATGTACTGGAGGGCGCAGCGCACGTGCACGATGAGGTCAATGGCGAATGTTTTTCGCCGGTGAGGCAGGTGCTTGACGACACAACGGCCGCGCGCCTCGTCTCAAGCCTGGCCGACGCATCGCGCCCGCTGATCCTCGTGGGTCCGGCATGCATGACCCGCGCTGGCCGCGAACGGATCGGCACGCTCGCGGCGGCGCTTGGCGTGCCGGTCGTTGGCATGGAGAGCCCGCGAGGCATCAACGATCCGAGCCTCGGCGCTTTCGCCGAAATGCTCGCGCAGGCCGACCGCGTGATGTTGCTGGGCAAGCGGATGGATTTCACGTTGGCCTTCGGAAAATCGCCCGCGTTTGCGCCGGACTGCACGTTTCTCCAGATCGACCCGGAGCCGCAAGAGATTGCGCGCACGCGTCGCGCAGTGGCTGAGCGATTGATCGGTACCGCTGTCGCGGACAGCTTCCCCGCACTCGACATGCTGGCTACCGTTGGCCGCAATGCCGGCAAGTGCGATGAACGATGGGCGCGCGACGTACGGGGCGCGATTGCATGGCGGCCCGAGCAATGGCGCACGGCGTCATCGTCGCTCGAAAAACGTGTTCATCCTGTTCAGGCGCTCGCGCCGTTCCAGGCGTTGCTCGACAGCCATCCCGATGCCGTTTTCGTCTCGGACGGCGGCGAATTCGGGCAGTGGGCGCAAGCGTGTCTGCGCGCGCCCAATCGCGTGATCAATGGCGTTGCCGGGGCGATCGGCGCTGCGCTTCCGTTCGCGCTGGCTGCTCGCGTTGCGCACCCTGAAGCACCCGTGGTTGCCGTAATGGGGGATGGCACGTTCGGCTTTCACGCGGCAGAAATGGATACCGCGGTGCGTTATGGATTACCCTTCGTCGCCGTGGTTGGCAATGATGCGCGCTGGAACGCCGAGTATCAGATCCAGTTACGCAGCTATGGCCCTGAGCGTTTGATCGGCTGCGAGTTGCTGCCGGGACGCTACGATCGCGTAACCGAGGCTTTCGGTGGTGCGGGTGCGTTCGTCGAGCGTGCTGACGACCTGAAAGATGCGGTCGAACAGGCGCAGGCAGCACAGCGCTCGAAGCTGCCAGCATGCGTGAACATCATGATCGAAGGGGTTGCAGCGCCGTCTTTCAAAAGCCGCGCTTCCTAA
- a CDS encoding tripartite tricarboxylate transporter permease, producing MIEQSLHDLLYGFSVALQGTNLMWSFFGVLVGNMVGVLPGMGALSAISILLPLTYVMHPVPAILMLAGIFYGSQYGGAIGAILLNLPSHPPHAITCLDGYPMAKAGRGGAALGITMLSSFFAASTGIILMIFASPLLTAMAFKFGPAEIFSVMLLGLLAGSTMSRGSALKGVAMTLFGLLCGMVGTDVNTGTFRFTFGLTDMNDGLELVAIAMGLFGVADFLCNVNRMQVSSKSLSVRFKDMRPTREELKATFWPMTRGTAVGALFGAMPGTGPTITTFVAYALERKLSRNPQAFGTGVIAGVAAPEASSHSKTQVDFIPTMSLGIPGDPVMALILGALIIQGITPGPQLISEHPDIFWGLIASFWIGNILLVLLNVPMIGVWVKLLRLPYRYLFPSAMFFIAVGVFSTQNSLFEVWQVLAFGLIGTVFNYLGFSVAPILLGFVLGPMIEENFRRALLISHGNMSIFVDRPISCGFLVASLLLVVMVTLSAQRNRHRASKTERRHSGAAPAEMPRASSD from the coding sequence ATGATCGAACAATCCTTGCACGACCTTCTATACGGCTTCTCGGTTGCGCTTCAAGGCACCAACCTGATGTGGTCGTTCTTCGGCGTCCTCGTGGGCAACATGGTGGGCGTGCTGCCGGGCATGGGCGCGCTGTCGGCCATATCCATCCTGTTGCCGCTGACCTATGTCATGCACCCTGTACCGGCGATCCTGATGCTCGCCGGTATTTTCTACGGATCGCAATATGGCGGCGCGATCGGCGCCATTCTGCTCAATCTTCCCTCTCACCCTCCGCATGCGATTACCTGCCTCGACGGGTATCCGATGGCCAAGGCCGGCAGAGGCGGCGCGGCGCTTGGCATCACGATGCTGAGTTCGTTCTTTGCGGCCTCGACCGGCATCATTCTGATGATTTTCGCTTCGCCCTTGCTCACGGCCATGGCATTCAAGTTCGGCCCCGCGGAAATCTTCTCCGTCATGCTGCTGGGTCTGCTCGCCGGTTCGACGATGTCGCGGGGCTCGGCGCTCAAAGGCGTCGCCATGACGCTTTTCGGCCTGCTTTGCGGCATGGTCGGCACCGATGTCAACACGGGCACGTTCCGCTTCACGTTTGGCCTGACCGACATGAACGACGGGCTCGAACTGGTTGCCATCGCCATGGGACTCTTTGGCGTGGCCGATTTTCTCTGCAACGTCAACAGAATGCAGGTGTCGAGCAAGTCGCTCAGCGTGCGCTTCAAGGACATGCGCCCCACGCGTGAGGAACTCAAAGCCACCTTCTGGCCAATGACACGCGGGACGGCCGTGGGCGCGCTGTTCGGCGCCATGCCCGGAACTGGCCCGACGATTACGACGTTCGTCGCCTATGCGCTGGAGCGTAAGCTCTCCAGGAATCCTCAGGCGTTCGGCACCGGTGTGATTGCCGGCGTCGCGGCGCCCGAAGCGTCGTCGCACTCGAAAACGCAGGTCGACTTCATTCCGACGATGAGCCTCGGTATACCCGGCGATCCCGTGATGGCGCTCATTCTGGGCGCGCTCATCATCCAGGGCATCACGCCTGGACCTCAGTTGATCTCCGAGCATCCCGATATCTTCTGGGGGCTCATTGCAAGTTTCTGGATCGGAAATATTCTTCTCGTTTTGCTAAACGTGCCGATGATCGGCGTGTGGGTCAAATTGCTCCGGTTGCCCTACCGCTATCTCTTTCCGTCCGCGATGTTCTTTATTGCCGTTGGCGTATTCAGCACCCAGAACAGCCTTTTCGAAGTGTGGCAAGTTCTGGCGTTCGGCTTGATCGGCACCGTCTTCAACTACCTTGGATTCTCCGTTGCGCCGATCCTGCTAGGCTTCGTTCTCGGGCCAATGATCGAGGAAAACTTCCGCCGCGCATTGCTCATTTCGCACGGGAATATGTCCATTTTTGTGGATCGGCCCATCAGCTGCGGATTTCTCGTTGCCTCGCTGTTGCTCGTCGTGATGGTCACGCTATCTGCGCAACGCAACCGCCACCGCGCAAGCAAGACGGAACGCAGGCATTCAGGCGCAGCGCCAGCTGAAATGCCTCGGGCAAGCAGCGATTAA
- a CDS encoding succinate dehydrogenase produces MQGISLRTQARLWYWQRMSASVLALCVFVHLGVIIYAVHSGLSASAILGRTRGNLLFGAFYTVFVVACAIHVPVGLLRIAEEWLHWRGKPAQVTCLAFSAGLALMGLRAVYGVIL; encoded by the coding sequence ATGCAAGGGATATCGCTTCGCACCCAGGCTCGTCTTTGGTACTGGCAGCGCATGAGTGCGAGTGTGCTCGCGCTCTGCGTCTTCGTTCATCTGGGCGTCATCATCTATGCCGTTCATAGCGGATTGAGCGCATCGGCCATCCTCGGCCGCACGCGCGGAAACCTGCTGTTTGGCGCCTTCTATACGGTATTCGTCGTGGCGTGCGCGATCCATGTGCCTGTCGGTCTGCTCAGAATCGCGGAAGAATGGCTGCACTGGCGCGGAAAGCCTGCACAGGTCACCTGTCTCGCGTTTTCAGCAGGCCTCGCGCTGATGGGGTTGCGGGCTGTTTATGGAGTCATATTGTGA
- a CDS encoding fumarate hydratase gives MKLDLDIVEEASKELYIRALKLLPPDVKDGIERLSASETSPVAQRVLETMRTNIRVAEDTENLLCQDTGIPIYNVALGRNVEFDGFELKAAIRKGCERATREHPLRSSVVHPLTRKNNHTSCGIEVPVIHVDFTDENESATIEMVPKGSGSENNSFLKMAVPAEGIDAIKMFVVDCVISAGGKTCPPTIVGVGLGGTSDLSIALAKRAATRALGTRCADPEGATLERELTEAVNRLGVGPQGLGGDSTAFAVHIELASTHITMNPIAVNMQCHSARRAKVLLTKDGLTYGF, from the coding sequence ATGAAACTTGATCTCGACATCGTCGAGGAAGCCTCGAAGGAACTGTATATCCGCGCCCTCAAGTTGCTCCCGCCCGACGTGAAAGATGGCATTGAACGACTTTCCGCTAGTGAAACGTCGCCGGTAGCACAGCGGGTTCTCGAGACGATGCGCACCAATATCCGTGTGGCCGAAGATACGGAGAACCTGCTTTGCCAGGATACGGGCATCCCCATTTACAACGTCGCGCTTGGCCGCAATGTTGAATTCGACGGATTCGAATTGAAAGCCGCTATTCGCAAAGGCTGCGAGCGCGCCACAAGGGAGCACCCGCTGCGTTCGTCGGTCGTGCATCCGCTCACGCGCAAGAACAATCACACGTCGTGCGGCATCGAGGTTCCCGTCATTCACGTCGACTTCACGGACGAGAACGAGTCCGCAACCATCGAGATGGTGCCGAAAGGAAGCGGCTCGGAGAACAACTCTTTCCTGAAGATGGCAGTGCCCGCCGAGGGTATCGACGCGATCAAGATGTTTGTCGTCGACTGTGTGATCTCGGCAGGCGGCAAGACGTGTCCGCCGACTATCGTGGGCGTGGGCCTCGGTGGCACGTCCGATTTATCTATTGCGCTGGCCAAGCGCGCCGCCACGCGCGCGCTGGGCACCCGTTGCGCAGATCCCGAAGGCGCAACGCTCGAGCGCGAGCTGACCGAAGCGGTGAACCGTCTCGGGGTAGGGCCGCAGGGTCTGGGGGGAGATAGTACGGCGTTCGCAGTGCATATCGAACTGGCATCGACGCACATCACGATGAATCCCATTGCGGTCAACATGCAATGTCACTCCGCGCGACGCGCGAAGGTGCTGCTTACCAAAGACGGTCTCACTTACGGGTTCTGA
- the sdhC gene encoding succinate dehydrogenase, cytochrome b556 subunit — protein sequence MRKNDYRARTHPAWWAFLVHRLSGLALALFLPVHFWALGHAIAGEASLDGFLHVTDLPLFKFGEWGLVVLLSLHMMGGIRLLLIEFLPWTGLRKNWLAFGLGASTCTGLAFLLALIH from the coding sequence ATGCGAAAGAACGATTATCGTGCCCGCACGCATCCTGCCTGGTGGGCCTTTCTCGTGCATCGCCTTTCGGGTCTCGCGCTGGCCCTGTTCTTGCCGGTTCACTTCTGGGCACTCGGGCATGCCATAGCGGGAGAGGCCTCTCTCGACGGCTTTCTGCATGTGACCGACCTGCCGCTCTTCAAGTTTGGCGAGTGGGGACTCGTGGTTCTCCTCTCGCTTCACATGATGGGCGGCATTCGCCTGCTGCTCATCGAATTTCTGCCGTGGACAGGCTTGAGGAAAAACTGGCTCGCCTTTGGTTTGGGAGCGAGCACCTGCACGGGCCTCGCATTCCTGCTCGCGCTGATTCATTAG
- a CDS encoding Bug family tripartite tricarboxylate transporter substrate binding protein codes for MLAAALSTVLQAQSAAHAEDAWPSQPIRIIVPFSAGGSTDVLARTIGQGLGTMWKQSVVIDNRPGAGGMIAAEVEAKSAPDGYTLMLASGSMFTVNQYIYRKLPYTAKDFSYITTVASNPMVVAVAPSLPVSNVKELIAYGKTQHPKLNFGSAGIGSQVHMADEAFSGAAGIPMVHVPYKGEVLALNDLMADRVQVVLPNIAAAMPFMKGKTIKVIAVTGDHRSTAWPDIPTVSEGGLPGFNVTGWFALVAPAGTPANVINKIQQDTVKVLAQPDTRQHLAVLGMDPVGDTPQQLQARIATESAKWQKVVSTSHISAN; via the coding sequence GTGCTCGCTGCCGCACTTTCTACTGTCCTGCAAGCGCAGTCGGCCGCTCATGCAGAAGACGCGTGGCCTTCCCAGCCGATCCGGATCATTGTTCCCTTCTCTGCCGGCGGTTCGACTGATGTGCTGGCCCGAACGATCGGCCAGGGATTGGGGACGATGTGGAAGCAGTCCGTCGTGATCGACAATCGTCCCGGCGCAGGCGGCATGATTGCGGCTGAAGTCGAGGCGAAGTCTGCGCCTGACGGGTATACGTTGATGCTGGCGTCGGGGAGCATGTTCACCGTCAATCAATATATCTACAGAAAGCTCCCCTACACGGCCAAGGATTTCAGCTATATCACGACGGTCGCGAGCAATCCGATGGTCGTTGCCGTTGCGCCCTCGCTGCCCGTTTCGAATGTAAAAGAGCTTATTGCATATGGGAAAACGCAACATCCAAAGTTGAACTTTGGTTCGGCCGGTATCGGGAGCCAGGTTCACATGGCCGACGAAGCGTTCTCGGGCGCGGCGGGCATTCCAATGGTTCACGTGCCCTATAAGGGCGAGGTGCTTGCGCTGAACGATCTGATGGCGGACCGCGTGCAGGTCGTGTTGCCCAACATCGCAGCGGCGATGCCCTTCATGAAGGGCAAGACGATCAAGGTGATTGCCGTGACCGGCGACCATCGCTCAACTGCGTGGCCCGATATTCCGACCGTGAGCGAAGGCGGGTTGCCCGGTTTCAATGTGACGGGCTGGTTCGCCCTCGTGGCGCCGGCCGGCACGCCAGCGAACGTCATCAACAAGATTCAGCAAGATACCGTGAAAGTGCTCGCACAGCCTGACACTCGGCAACACCTGGCCGTGCTCGGTATGGACCCCGTGGGCGACACACCTCAGCAACTTCAGGCCAGGATAGCCACGGAATCGGCGAAGTGGCAAAAGGTCGTGAGCACGAGCCATATCAGTGCAAATTGA
- a CDS encoding tripartite tricarboxylate transporter TctB family protein, whose amino-acid sequence MVVIGVSAAYAGMSYDIGSLTNMGAGFFPVAVGTLLAVVGILIAVAAKDLPESASSPPDAHSRMPDLRGAVCIITGTLAFILLGKYGGLIPATFAIVFISALGDRTNTLFRAAALSIVMCAIALVVFSWALKLQLAPFAWG is encoded by the coding sequence ATGGTCGTCATCGGTGTGAGCGCCGCATACGCCGGTATGTCCTATGATATCGGATCGCTGACGAACATGGGTGCGGGTTTCTTCCCCGTGGCAGTGGGCACGCTTCTGGCCGTTGTCGGCATTCTGATCGCGGTGGCCGCGAAGGATCTGCCCGAATCCGCTTCGAGCCCGCCGGACGCGCACTCGCGAATGCCCGACCTGCGCGGCGCCGTTTGCATCATCACAGGCACGCTCGCCTTCATCCTGCTCGGCAAATACGGCGGCTTGATTCCCGCCACATTCGCAATCGTCTTCATTTCCGCGCTCGGAGACCGCACCAATACCCTGTTTCGCGCAGCTGCGTTGTCGATCGTCATGTGCGCGATCGCCCTCGTTGTCTTCTCATGGGCGCTAAAACTTCAGTTGGCGCCGTTTGCCTGGGGATAG